AAAGCTACAACTCTTGATTTTCCATTATGGAAAGAAGCTAGTTTTAAAGCATTTTCATTCGCCTCAGCACCAGAACTGCATAAAAACAACTCATAATCTTCTAATCCTGAAAGCTTTCCTAATTTCTGCGCTAATTCAACCTGCAAAGGATTCTGAATTGCATTTGAATAAAAACCTAAATGATCAAGTTGATTTTTAAGTTTTGCTACATAATCCGGCTGCGTGTGTCCGATAGAAATCACACCATGTCCGCTGTATAAATCTAAATATTCTACTCCTTTTTCATCGATAATAGTACAATCAATTGCTTTTACTGGAGTGATGTCGTATAATGGGTAAACGTTGAATAAGTTCATTTTTTGAAAAAAGTTAAATGTTATTTGTTAAAAGTTAGAAGTTCAAATACAATGCGATAAATGTCAACTAAAAACTTTAACTTAAAATTATTTGTAAAAGTTTTATGAAGTGTAGATCTAGACGTTTAACATCTAACTTTTAACTTCATACTTCCACTAAAATCCGCTTGGTTTCAAATGTAAACCTGTGGTTTCTTCCAATCCGAACATTAAATTCATGTTTTGGATTGCTTGTCCTGAAGCACCTTTGGTTAAGTTATCTATAATTGATGTTATGAGAACCCGGTTTCCTTTTTTCAATAAACTAATAATACATTTGTTCGTTTGCACAACCTGTTTCATGTTGATGTTGGTTGTTGTAACGGTTACGAAAGGCTCATTTTTATAGAATTCTTCGTATTTTTCAACTAATTGCTCCAAACTATCATCGCATAATGTGTAAAGCGTTGCAAAAATTCCTCTTGGAAAATCTCCTCTATTCGGAATAAAAAGCAATTCGCTGTCAAAATCATCCTGCAACTGAACCAAACTTTCTGAAATTTCGCCTAAATGCTGGTGTTCAAAAGCTTTATAATGCGAAAAATTGTTATTTCTCCAACTGAAATGAGAAGTTTCTGAAAGACCTACGCCTGCTCCTGTGCTTCCTGTTGTTGCATTAATATGAACATCGTTATTCAACAAATTGTGTTCTGCTAAAGGCAACAAAGCCAACTGAATAGCTGTTGCAAAACAACCTGGATTGGCAATATAATTTGCTTTTTTAATTTCTGCTTTGTTGATTTCTGGCAATCCGTAAATGAAATCCTTTCCTTCGAAATGAGCATCTTTATTCAATCTAAAATCATTTCCTAAATCGATAATTTTAGTATGACTCGCAAACTGATTTTCTTTCAAAAATGATATCGATTTTCCGTGACCTAAACACAAGAAAACAACATTCACATTCGGGTTGATTTCGGCTGTGAAATTCATTTCAATATCGCCCATCAAATCGTGGTGCGCTACAGAAAGTGGTTTCCCAGCGTTTGTTGTACTGTAAACAAAATCGATGTTTACTTTTGGATGATACATTAAAATTCTGATGAGTTCTCCGGCCGTATAGCCCGAACCACCAATAATTCCGACATTAATCATGGTCTAATTTGTTTACAGATGAGAAAATATTTTGAGCATTTCCTAAAATCTTAATAAATCCTTTTGCATCTTCAGATGTCCAAGCATTGTTCATTTCGCCATACTGACCGAAACCAGTGTTCATCAAATCATTTTCAGATTCGATTCCGTCAAGCGAAAAATGATATGGTTTTAATGAAACTGTAACCGTTCCATTTACTGTTTTTTGAGTGTCTTGCAAGAAAGTCTCAATGTTTCTCATTACAGGATCTAAAAACTGACCTTCATGAAATAACATTCCGTACCAGTTTCCTAACTGTTCTTTCCAATATTGCTGCCATTTTCCTAAAGTATGTTTCTCTAATAAATGGTGTGCTTTGATGATGATTAATGGTGCAGCAGCCTCAAAACCAACTCTTCCTTTAATTCCGATAATCGTATCGCCAACGTGAATATCTCTTCCAATTGCGTAAGCGTTTGCTAATTTTTCAAGCGCTACAATATTATTTGATGGTTTATCTGTTTTTCCGTTTAAACCAACTAATTCTCCTTGCTCAAAATGAAGCGTTACTTTTTCTTCACCTTCTTTTTGCAATTGCGAAGGATAAGCTTCGCTTGGCAATGGCTGTCCTGAAGTTAAAGTTTCTTTTCCTCCAACACTTGTTCCCCAAAGTCCTTTATTAATAGAATATTGCGCTTTTTCCCAAGAATAGCTAACACCATTTTTTTGAAGGTATTCTACTTCTTCTTGTCTTGACAATTTTAAATCTCTAATTGGTGTAATGATTTCGATTTCTGGAGCAATAGTTTGGAAAATCAAATCAAAACGAATTTGGTCGTTTCCTGCACCTGTGCTTCCGTGTGCGATTGCGCTTGCTCCAACTTTTTTAGCATATTTTATGGCTTCAATAGCTTGAAAAACACGCTCTGCACTTACTGATAATGGGTACGTATTGTTTTTTAATACGTTTCCGAAAATCAAATATTTTATAGCTTTATCATAATATTTATCTACGATTGTCAAGTTTGCGTGTTGCGCACTTCCTAACTCGTAAGCTCTTTTTTCAATAGCTGTTAATTCTTCAGCAGAAAATCCTCCTGTGTCAACAAGAACAGTGTGAACTTCGTATCCTTTTTCATTTTTTAAATATTTCAAACAATACGAGGTATCTAATCCTCCGCTATAAGCTAATACTACTTTTTTCATTTTTTATAATTTAGGCTAATACTTTCGTATGTAGCAGTTTGAGATTTCTTTTGATTAAATTTTGAATAAAAAAACAAATGACAATATTTTGTTTAAGAATAAAGCTTGTTTGATTTTCTTCAATCTGCTTAAAACAGCCTCGTTAAAAGGATGTCTCGGCGGATTTTTTTGTTTTTCCTTTGGATCGTATAACATCCCTGTACAAAGGCACATTTTATTTTCTTTGCTTTGCAAAATTGGGAAATTGGTACACGTTTTACAGCCAGCCCAAAAACTTGGATCGGTTGTCAATTCTGAGAAAGGAACTGGTTTGTAACCTAATTCAGAGTTGATTTTCATAACCGCTAAACCAGTTGTAATTCCGAATATTTTAGCATCTGGATATCTCTTCAACGAGTATTCAAAAACTTTCGATTTTATCTTTTTTGCCAAACCTAGACTTCTATAATCTGGGTGTACAATTAAACCAGAATGTGCCACGAATTTTCCGTGTTCCCAGCTTTCGATATAACAAAAACCTGCAAATTTTCCATCGGCCAGAGCAATCATCGCATCACCATTCGACATTTTTTTCTGAATGTACTCAGGAGTTCTTTTAGCAATCCCCGTACCTCTTAGTAAGGCAGATGATTCTATCGTATCGCAGATTTCTTGTGCGAATTTGAAGTGTTCTTCCTGGGTAACAACAATAGATATCTTCATTTCAATTATTGAAGTTAGAGTTAAAAATTAAAGAATGTTGTTTAGTTTGAAATCCAGAATTGAATCCAATAAAATGTAGTACAAAAAAAGTAACATTCTTAAAATCAAATAATTGATAAAGAAAAATTACAAAATAATAAATACTTTTAGGATATGTTTGTCCAATGGACAAATTATGTGATTTCAAAATGAAAAATGGATATGAATAAATATACGGTTATAAAACTCAGTGGATACTATAGAGATAGTGTCCGTACTTCGGGAGAAGTAATCGGTGAGTTTGTCCGTGACAAAGAAGTTATATGTAAACTTATTTTATTCATCGGTGCAAAAGTACACCTTTTTTTAATTTACAAAACAAAAAAATAAAATTCTAACATTTTTTTAATGGAATGTTTGTTTTTGAAGAGGCTAAGATTCTAAGTATCTAAGGTTCTAAGGTTTGTGTATGACTAAAAAATGTAAACCTAAAAACCTAAAACATGAAACTTGAAACCTGAAACTTAAAATATAAACAAAAAAAAATCCCAAACCCAACAAAAGTTGGAATTTGGGATTTTCAATATTGTATTTTTAATTCTTATTTCTTAGTGAATGGAATTGTTTGTCCATTTCCTAAAATAATCATATCGAAACCAGTTTTAGCTTCATTGTATTTGAATTTCAAACCAGCTCCTTTAGATTCAAAAGTATCTTTTTCATTTGGAACTGCTTTTACAGCAAACTTAGGAAAATCAGTAATTTCAACACTTAAAGTACTGTTTTTCTCTGTAACTTCAATGGTTAATGGTGCTCTGTTGGTTACAAATGTTCCCACATAACCATCTAAAATAACGTCTTTTTCAATTTTACCTTTTCCAGCTGTCCAAACATTATTTGATTCGTTATTATCTGGGAAAGCATGATCTGGATCTAATGTAATACTTTCAATTTCTTCAGTTGAATTATGCTTGAAAGACCATTCTGTATTGCGCTGCCAGATTTCTACAGGAAGATTAACTCTTGTAACTTTTCCGCTTTTTGTTTTTACATCCAAGACAATCGGCATAGGCATTTTATCAAAATTTTCAACAGTAATAATAACTCCTTTTGCTGGGTCATTTTTCACATATTTAATAGAATTGATTCCTTGGTCAAAACGCCAGTTGTTTACAAACCAGCTTCTCCAGAACCAGCTTAAATCTTCTCCAGCAACGTTTTCCATACTTCTGAAAAAGTCATCTGGTTGTGGATGTTTGTATGCCCAACGCTGAATATAAGTTCTAAAAGCATTATCAAAACGCTCTTTTCCTAAAATTTGTTCTCTTAAAATGATTAAACCTGCACTTGGTTTAAAGTAACATAACATACCAATATTAGCTTCCTTCATATTATCAGGAGAACTCATAATGGTTTCTAAGTCAGGTCTTGTAAATGGTTCTGCCTGCTCATGTAAATTTGTTGGTTCTTCTTTATATTCACCATTATTAAATGCCGCAGTACTTAATGAGTTGATGAAAGTATTAAATCCTTCATCCATCCAGCCAAATAATCTTTCGTTTGAACCCACAATCATTGGGAACCAGATATGTCCAAATTCATGATCTGTAACTCCCCAAAGGTCTTGTCCTTTAGATTTCCATCCGCAGAAAACAATTCCAGGATATTCCATTCCGCCTTCATTTCCTGCTACGTTTGTTGCTACAGGATAAGGATATTCGAACCATTGTTTAGAATAATGCTCGATTGAAGCTTTTACGTATTCAGTAGAACGCCCATAAGCGCCGCGTCCAGCACTTTCAACTGGATAAGCTGACAAGGCTAATGCTTTTTTACCGCTTGGAAGGTTAATTTTGGCTCCATCTAAGATAAAAGCAGCTGATGAGGCCCAAGAAAAATCACGTGCGTTTTTAATTTTATAATGCCATGTTTTCTCTGTCCCTGAATTTGCGTTAGCGGTTGAAGCAACTTCTTGTTCAGAACGAATTGTCACCGTTTGATCACTATTAGAAGCCTCTTTATATTTTTTGAAATGATCTGCAGAAAGCACTTCCTGACCATTTACCAATTCACCTGAAGCTACTACAAATTGATTAGCAGGAACGGTTAATTTTACATCAAAATCACCATATTCTAAATAAAACTCAGAAGCTCCTAAATACGGTGGAGTATTCCAGCCTCTTACATCATCATACACGCACATACGCGGGTACCATTGTGCAATTGTGAAGATTTTTCCATTTTTAGTTTCCAAAACTCCCATTCTGTCTGATCCTTCAAACGGCGCTATGAAAGAGAATTCGATTTTAACTTTTACCGAACCTCCTTTTGCCGCTAATTCCTGTGGAAGGAAAATCTGCATTCTAGTATCTGTAATAATATATTTTGCTTCAACTTCTGTTTTGTTTTTTGCACCAGAAATAACTTTTACAGACTTTATTTTGTTTCCACCATCAAAAACTTGTCCTTGCGCTCCATTACGGCTTCCTGTCAAAGGCACAACCGCATTTCCTCTTGAATCGTCTTTAAACAGGTTTTGATCTAAATTCAGCCAAAGGAAACCTAATTTATCTGGACTGTTATTGGTATAGGTAATTTCGTCTGTCCCCACAATTTCATTTGTTACAGCATTTAATTTTGCCGTAATCTGATAATCAGCTCTGTTCTGCCAGTATTCTACTCCTGGCTGACCGCTTGCTGTGCGCGTAGAAGTTCCGTTTTTAGTGTAAAAATGCGGACCAAATGCATCATGGTAATTGTAATTATTAACTGGATTTGATGCTGTAGCCGACGGAGTTTGCTGCGCCGAAACAGATAAAATCCCAAAAAATAAAGCCACGGTTAAAATGGCTTTTACAGAATGCTTTTTCATATTTTTTAGCTATTTATGTAGCAAATTAATGAAAAAAAAAGCTATCAGCAGAGAAATATCTAAGCTTAAATTTAATTTTAGCAAAATTTTACCAATAAAATAAATTAAGCGTTTTTCTTAAAAAATTAAAAATTATTAAAATATCTTTACATCACTTAAAAAACAATTCTCTTCAATTCTATTATTTTGAACACAACAATATCAAATTCAACACTTAAAGCTTCAATCAAATCGGCAGGAGCTGAATTATTTTCTTTAAAAGACAATCAAAACAAGGAATATATTTGGGAAGGAAATCCCGATTTTTGGGGCAAACACTCTCCTATTCTTTTTCCTATTGTGGGTACTTTAAAAAACAATACCTACACCGCTAATGGCAATGAATATGAGCTGTCAAGACATGGTTTTGCAAGGGATATGGAATTTCAATTGGTTGAAAAAACAGAAAACAGCGCTGTTTTTTCTTTACAATCAAATGAAGAAACATTAAAAAAATATCCATTCAAATTTGAATTGCAGCTTATTTATACTTTAGAAAATACTTCATTAAAAATAGAATACGTAGTAATTAATAAAGGTGATAGTAAAATACCTTTTTCAATTGGTGCGCATCCGGCAATAGCACTTCCGGAAAGTTTTGAAAGCTATTCTTTTAAATTCGAAAAAGAGGAATCTTTAAAATATAATTTACTGGAAAATGATTTGATTTCGAATAAGACCGAAACGCTGAAAACAACCGAAAATGTAGTTCCCTTACATTATAAACTTTTCGAAAATGATGCTCTTGTTTTTAAAACATTAGAATCGAATTCATTGACAATTCTTGAAAATTCAAAACCGTATGTTCAAATTGATTTTGAAGATTTTCCGAGTTTAGGAATCTGGACAAAAGATCAGGCTCCTTTTATTTGTATAGAACCTTGGTTTGGATATTCTGACACTGCTGATAATTCAGGAGATTTATTTCAAAAAGAAGGTATTCTTACTCTAGAAGCAGATCAAACATTTAACTCACAATTCAGTATCAAAATTTTATAAAATGCTAGAATTCAACTTTCACCCATTTCCTGTCATCGAATCAGAAAGATTGCTTTTAAGAAGAATTACGAATGATGATGTAAATGAAGTTTTCGAATTACGTTCGAATCCTGAAACCATGAAATACATTCCAAGACCATTAGTCAAAAACAACGATGATGCCTTAGCGCATATTGAAATGATTGAAGAAAAAATAAATTCAAACATTGGTATCAACTGGGGAATTACACTAAAAGGCGATTCGAAACTTTTGGGCATTATTGGTTTTTACAGAATGCAGCCAGAGAATTACCGTGCCGAAATTGGATATATGCTTAATCCTGATTTTCATGGAAAAGGTATTATTCCTGAAGCTGTTCACTTATTGATACAATATGGTTTTAAAGATTTAAAATTGCATTCTATTGAAGCTGTAATCGATCCCGAAAACCAGGCCTCAGAAAAGGTTTTACAAAAATGTGGATTTGTGAAAGAATCGCATTTTAAAGAATCTGAGTTTTGGGAAGGAAAATTTCTCGACAAAGTAGTTTACTCGCTATTAAATAGTTAGATTAATTATTTTATTTAAAAATATTTTTTTTCCTGTTAAAAGAAGTATTGAACAATAGTAAAAGGCTTCGTTGCGTTATATTTGCAACCGAAATAAATTATCCTCAGCATAAAAATACCATGAAAAAACTATCCGCCTTAATTGTTCTTTTTATATCGATTCAATTACAAAGCCAGACTTTCGTAAAATTTAATGGCGCTACTGCTGCAATTTTAATTCCTAATATTGGAATAGAAACGAGTATTGGTGAAAAAACAACTTTTAGTGCAGATGTAATGGTTTCATTCTGGGAAAGCTTTAATGGAAATAATCCAATGAAATTCATCACTGTGACTCCTGAAATCCGTTACCATTTTAAAGAAAAATACAATGGATTTTATGCTGGAGCACACATTGGTGCTGATAAATATGAAATTCAAAAATGGAACTATTGGGACACCAACAAATACGAAGACGGTTTTGGATACAGAATTGGTGCCACTGTGGGTTATAATTTAAAAATAAACGATAAATTTTTACTTGATATTTTTGTTGGCGGTGGCTGGCACCAAGGCTTCTATCATGGCAAATATAATGATGGAACACCAGGAAGATATGAAACAGCACCAAACTGGAACAAAAGCGGTGAATGGCTTCCGTATCGTGGCGGGGTAATGCTTTCTTATAAATTGAATTAATTAGTATTCAGTTTAGGAAGTGTTTTAATATACAGATTTTCAACTTTTTTGCGCGCCCAGTCTGTTTTTCTTAGAAACGTTAAACTTGATTTCACACTCGGATTTGAATTAAAACATTTTATTGGAATTAATTCTCCCAAAGTATCAAATCCATAATATTCAACGAGAGTTTCTACAATTTTCTGAAGTGTAATTCCATGTAAGGGATCTTTCGATTGATTTTGCATATTTTTATTTTTTAAATAATAGTAAAAGACCGTATTTTTCAATACGGTCTTCTTTTTCGCAAAATTACTAAAATAGAATTTTACTGTAATCAAATAAAAAATGAATTAGAATATAAACTTAAATCCAACTGAAATTGGAGAAGTTAAGTTTGGATTGCTTCCACCTAATGCTGTATTATAATAAGAATCCACATTAGCAACGTGCGCTAATCCAAAATTTGTAACAGTTGTTTTCTCACCATTCTCTGGCTTTAAAGTTGTAGATGTGAAGTTTGCTAAATCATAAGAAAACTCAACAGAGAAATTCTTTGTAACAAAATAATCAAGACCACCAGAAACAGATAAACCAACTTGGTTTACTTTTAAGTTACTTTCCTTTTCTTTTCCAGTTATAACTGGTATTGCTGCCTGTCCGAAGAAATACAATGAACCAGCCACATTCCAATATTTCCTAACTAAAGGTTGAAAAACAAATAAATCTGTTTTTGCTAGTGTTTTAATATCTGGACTTCCTGTTGAATACCCATCTGATTTAATATTAATATAACCAATTCCGGCTCCAACGGCAACGGATGGCGTAACAAACGTACCAACTATTGGCAATACCGATATGCTTGTTCCTTTAATCTCTCCGCTTTTGGTCTGCTGATAACCGAATTGAGAAGTGGCGAACCAAGCTCCTTTTAGTCCTTGTGCTGAATCTTGGGCTTTAGCGGTTAAACCCATTAATACAATGCTGACTAATGTTACAATTTTTTTCATTATAAATTTGTTTTTGAAATTATACGACAAACTTATGAGGAAGCTTTTCCGGCGAGGATGATTAAAATCATAGATTAAAAAAAATCTTTAATTATATTTAAGCACGTTAAAGTTTTGCAATTTTCCTTACTTTTGTAACATGTTAAAATCAGTCAATATACTTAATAAGAGAGCTCGTTTTGATTACGAGATTATCGACACCTATACTGCCGGTATTGTTTTGGCAGGAACCGAAATTAAATCTATCCGTTTAGGAAAAGCGAATATTACCGAAAGTTTCTGCGAGTTTAGTAACAATGAACTTTTTGCTATTAACACTTACATAGAAGAATATTCTTTTGGAAATCAATTCAATCACAGTTCACGAAGCGAACGTAAATTGCTTTTAAACAAAAGAGAATTAAAAACTCTTGCCAGAAGTGTTCAGGCAAAAGGTCTTACGATTATTCCTCTAAAGTTATTTACTAACGAAAAAGGTCTTGCCAAACTTCAGATTGGTCTTTGTAAAGGAAAGAAAAACTACGATAAACGTGAATCTTTGAAAGAACAAGACACGAAACGTGATTTGGACCGAATTAAAAAAGCATATAATTAAGTTTATTTAAATCTTACAAATTTCTGTTAATCAATATTTTATAGTTATTTTTACTACAAATAATAACTGTAAATATGAAAAAGTACTTAATTTCCTTACTTGTAATTCTGTCATTTTCAAATTGTGGCAGTAATACCGCTATAGTTAACAGCTGGCGAGATCCAAAATTAACCGTAGCTCAAGAACACTTCAAAAAAGTTTTAGTGGTAGTGCTGGTTAAAGACGAAGCTTCACGTAGAATTGCCGAAAACAGAATTGCAGCCAGTAATCCTGTATTTAAAACTTCCTATCAGTATCTAAACGAAGCTAAGCAGCTTACAAAAGAGCAGAAATTAAAAATCCTGCAGGATGAAAATTTTGATGGAGTCGTTACTATGCGTTTAGTAAGCACCGAAAAAGAAACCACATACGTTCCTGGTACTTACACAGGAATGTATTACGGAGGCTTCGACGGACTAGATACAGGTGTGTATGGATATGGTTTTGGAAATTGGTATGGAATGTATGCTCCTAATTTCTACGATCCGGGATACTATCAGGAAACCACCTATTATATGGTTGAAACCAATGTTTTTTCATTGAAAGAAAACAAACTAATCTGGACAGGAACTACAAAATCCGATTATGTAACAGATATAGGCCAAACTGTTGATGCCATAATGCAAGCCGTTGTTAAAGAAATGAGAAAAGACGGTTCACTTCCTCCAAAATAAAAATATCAAAAAGCAGTATTTCAAAAATACTGCTTTTCTTTCGCTTAAAAAATTGACTAAATTTGTCAAGACTAAATATTTCATAAAATGAAATCACTTTTAAAAAATGCTAGAGAACAAAAAGGTTTAAAAACTCGTGAATTGGCTCAACTTACTGGAATTGATCAGGCTTTGATCAGTAAATTTGAATCAGGTACTCGAAAACCAACTAAAGATCAGGTTACGAAACTTTCGCAGCTTTTAGAAATTGATTATGAAACTTTGATGGTAGTCTGGCTTAAAGAAAAGATTCTTTATGAAATTGGTGATAATGAATTTGCTTTGAAAGCTTTACTTCTTGTAGAACAAGAAATTCAGAAAAACAAAAAGGAAATTGATTTTGCAATACTATCTTCTAATCAAATCATTTTAGATGAAATCGAAGCATTAAAAAATCAACTTCAATCTTTTAATCATTTTGAATTACGTCAAATCTCCAAAACCTTAGAATTGGAATTTATTTTTAAAAGTATTCATTCAAATGGAAATTCTCTAACATTAGAAGAAACAAAATCAGTCATTAATGAAGGAACTACCATTTCTGGAAAAAACATGCAAGAACATCTCGAAGCAATTAATTTTCAAGAAATAACGACTTATATAAAAGATTTAAGTCAAAAGAAAACTGGTTTAAGTGAAAAAGAGTTTCTTTCGATTCATAATTTAATTTTCAAAGGAATTAAATTCGAAAATGCAGGAAAATACAAAAATGATCCGCTGGTTTCACGAGAAATGAATTTACTTTTTAATTGGTACGAGACACATAAAAACAATCTTAACCCAATAATTCTGGCGTCTGAAATATATTTAAAAATCCTAGACATTAATCCTTTCGAAAAAGGAAATCTTCAAATTGCAAACATAATAATGAACTGGATTTTACTTCAAAATAATTATATTTATTCTGTGGCTCAAAATGATAAAAATAGACCCAATGAATATTTTTCTGCCTTAGATGAATACCAAATCAAAAATGACAAATCTGTTTTCATAAATTATATTCTTAAAATCGAAAAAGAAAACCTTATAAATGCAATACAATTGAATGCAAAATAAAAAAGCCCGTATGAACGGACTTTTTTATTTAATTTTTATCTTCTAATAAAGGAACAAATCTAAATTCTCCAAACTCATGTTTTTCAAATTGAGTTTCATTCTTTCTGATTAATAAAGTCATAATCTGAACATCTTCTCCTAATGGAATAACCAACCTTCCTCCTATTTTCAATTGCGCCATTAAAGGCTGCGGAATGAAAGGCGCCCCTGCTGTAACTATAATGCTATCAAAAGGAGCAAAATTTGGAAGTCCTTTATATCCATCCCCAAAAGTAACGTGCTTTGGACGAATGTTTAATTTTGGAAAAAGATTTGACGTTGTTTTAAATAATTCATTTTGTCTTTCAACTGTATATACTTTAGCACCTAAAGCAAACAAAACAGCCGTTTGATAGCCAGAACCCGTTCCAATTTCCAAAACTTTATGATCTTTCTTAACCTCAAGCAATTGTGATTGAAAGGCA
This is a stretch of genomic DNA from Flavobacterium endoglycinae. It encodes these proteins:
- a CDS encoding helix-turn-helix domain-containing protein — protein: MKSLLKNAREQKGLKTRELAQLTGIDQALISKFESGTRKPTKDQVTKLSQLLEIDYETLMVVWLKEKILYEIGDNEFALKALLLVEQEIQKNKKEIDFAILSSNQIILDEIEALKNQLQSFNHFELRQISKTLELEFIFKSIHSNGNSLTLEETKSVINEGTTISGKNMQEHLEAINFQEITTYIKDLSQKKTGLSEKEFLSIHNLIFKGIKFENAGKYKNDPLVSREMNLLFNWYETHKNNLNPIILASEIYLKILDINPFEKGNLQIANIIMNWILLQNNYIYSVAQNDKNRPNEYFSALDEYQIKNDKSVFINYILKIEKENLINAIQLNAK
- a CDS encoding protein-L-isoaspartate(D-aspartate) O-methyltransferase; this translates as MKDTAKHQGLRNQLVTTLEQKGITDRAVLDAIKKIPRHLFLNSSFEDFAYQDKAFPIGAGQTISQPYTVAFQSQLLEVKKDHKVLEIGTGSGYQTAVLFALGAKVYTVERQNELFKTTSNLFPKLNIRPKHVTFGDGYKGLPNFAPFDSIIVTAGAPFIPQPLMAQLKIGGRLVIPLGEDVQIMTLLIRKNETQFEKHEFGEFRFVPLLEDKN